In one Lycium barbarum isolate Lr01 chromosome 7, ASM1917538v2, whole genome shotgun sequence genomic region, the following are encoded:
- the LOC132604400 gene encoding apyrase, with protein MLNQNSHFHIIFLLFSLSFFSASVNAQIPLRRHLLSHESEHYAVIFDAGSTGSRVHVFRFNEKMELLPIGNNIEFFMATNPGLSSYAEDPKAAANSLEPLLEGAEGAVPKELQSETPLELGATAGLRMLKGDAAEKILQAVRDLVKNESTFHSKDQWVTILDGTQEGSYMWVAMNYLLGNLGKNYKSTTATIDLGGGSVQMAYAISKEQFANAPQNVDGEPYVQEKHLLGTDYNLYVHSYLNYGQLAGRAEIFKASRNETNPCALEGYDGYYSYGGVDYKVKAPKRGSSLKKCRNLTKQALNINEQCKNKDCTFNGVWNGGGGAGQKAVHASSFFYDIGAQVGIVDKKFPSAIAKPIQYLNAAKVACQTKAADVKTVFPNTQDRNIPYLCMDLVYEYTLLVDGFGLNPYKDITVMHDVQYKNYLVGAAWPLGCAIDLVSSSSKKTIISPS; from the exons ATGTTGAACCAAAATAgtcattttcatatcatattttTGCTCTTTTCCCTTAGTTTTTTCTCTGCTAGTGTCAATGCCCAAATACCTTTGAGGAGGCATTTATTGAGCCATGAATCAGAACATTATGCAGTAATATTTGATGCTGGAAGTACTGGAAGCAGAGTTCATGTTTTTCGTTTTAATGAGAAAATGGAACTTCTTCCTATTGGCAACAATATCGAGTTTTTCATGGCG ACAAATCCAGGTCTAAGTTCATATGCAGAAGATCCCAAAGCTGCAGCCAACTCACTGGAGCCACTTCTAGAGGGAGCTGAAGGTGCTGTTCCTAAAGAATTGCAATCTGAAACACCCTTGGAACTTGGG GCAACAGCAGGTCTTAGGATGTTAAAAGGGGATGCAGCTGAAAAAATTCTACAAGCg GTGAGAGATTTAGTCAAGAATGAAAGCACCTTCCATAGCAAAGATCAATGGGTTACTATTCTTGATGGCACTCAAGAAGGCTCTTACATGTGG GTCGCAATGAATTATCTACTGGGAAATTTGGGTAAAAATTATAAAAGTACAACAGCAACAATTGATCTTGGAGGTGGTTCAGTCCAAATGGCATATGCCATCTCAAAGGAACAATTTGCAAATGCTCCTCAAAATGTTGATGGAGAACCCTATGTTCAAGAAAAACATCTCCTGGGAACAGATTATAACCTCTATGTACACAG TTATTTGAACTATGGGCAACTAGCAGGTCGAGCAGAGATTTTCAAGGCTTCAAGAAATGAGACTAATCCTTGCGCATTGGAAGGATATGATG ggTACTATTCATATGGAGGAGTGGACTACAAAGTAAAAGCACCAAAAAGAGGTAGTAGCTTGAAGAAATGCAGGAATTTAACTAAGCAGGCCCTTAACATCAATGAACAATGCAAGAACAAGGATTGCACATTCAATGGGGTGTGGAATGGTGGTGGTGGTGCCGGACAAAAGGCTGTTCATGCCTCATCATTTTTCTATGACATTGGTGCTCAG GTTGGCATTGTTGATAAAAAATTTCCATCTGCTATAGCAAAGCCAATTCAATACTTAAATGCAGCTAAAGTTGCTTGCCAGACAAAAGCAGCAGATGTAAAAACTGTATTTCCAAACACTCAAGATAGAAATATCCCATACTTATGCATGGACTTGGTATATGAGTACACATTGCTTGTCGATGGATTTG GACTAAATCCATACAAAGACATAACAGTGATGCATGATGTCCAATACAAAAATTACCTTGTTGGGGCAGCATGGCCATTGGGATGTGCCATTGATTtagtttcttcttcttcaaagaaGACCATAATATCACCATCTTAG